The following is a genomic window from Pedobacter sp. KBS0701.
AACGTATGTGTATATGAAAACAAACAACGATGTTAAAACCTTGCGCTGGCAGATCCATTGGATATTGCTTGCGCTGATTGCACTTTCTTTAACACAGTGTAAACAGGAAAAATTGCAGCAAGAGGATGGTTACGATCCCTCTAAAGAAGTGATGATCACTGATTTTTACCCCAGACAGGGCGGTGTAGGCAATAACCTGATTATTTATGGCGATAATTTCGGGAATGATATCTCTAAAATAAAAGTAACCATTGGTGGAAAACCAGCCAAAATTATCGGGGTCAAAAACAATAGCCTTTATTGTATTATTCCGGAGGAAGCTTACGATGGCAATATCAAAATAACCATAGTTGACGGCAACAACCAGCAACTTGCAAAGGCAATCTCAAAAGAAGCCTTTTCTTATACACGAAAACTGCTCGTTTCTACATTTTTAGGTAAATATTATCAGGTGGCTTCCAATTTTGAAGAAAAAGAGGGGCCGTTTAATGATTGTGGCGCCTTTAAAGGAGTCACCTGGCTTACACTCGATCCAAAAAATCCAAATCACCTCTATTTTTCAGCAGATATTAACAGTTGCCGTTTGATCGATTTCGAAAAAAAATATGTAAGTTATTTCAGAACAGACCTGGACAGGGTATCCATCATCAATTGGAGAATTGATGGCAACCAGGACATGATTGTTTCGCACAACCACTCCAGCGATACCAAAAACGGCAATTACATATTTACCCGTGAATCCAATTTTCTGCAAAAGAAAGCAATTGAAGTTTATGCCCGTGGGGTAAACGGCACTATGGTGCACCCGCAAAACGGGGAACTATATTATTCCAGGTATCGGGCAGGCGATATCCGAAGGTACGATTTTAATACCAGGGAGGATAAACTGGTATTTTCTAACCCTTATAGTGCCGTAGCCGTTTATATGGTGATGCACCCCTCGGGCGATTACGCCTATCTGATTGAATATGAAAAGCATTTTATTATGCGTACCGATTATGATCGTGCTACAAAAACCTTCAAAACACCTTATACCATTTGCGGGGCTGCGGGTAATGCGGGTTATGCCGATGGTATTGGTACCAATGCCAGGTTAAATAGCCCTGTACAAGGCGTTTTTGTTAAAAATCCTGACTATGAAGCTGCGGGAGGAGACCAGTACGATTTCTATTTCTGCGATAAGGCCAACCATGCCATCCGCACCTTAACACCGCAAGGAAGGGTAAGTACCTTTGCCGGGCGTGGCAATAATGGTACAAGCGGTTATGCCGATGGTGATTTACGTACCGAAGCCCGTTTTAATAGTCCACAGGCCATTACCTATGATGAAACCAGGAAGTGTTTTTACGTCGGCGATACTGGCAACTGGCTTATCCGCAAAATAGCTAAAGAAGAATAATTTATAAACACGCAAAATATAATGATGAGATTTATTTTACTTACCTGCCTCATGGTGCTTGGAATTTCCTTTACTATCCGGGCACAGGAGGTGACTGTTAAAGGGACGGTAACTGACGAGAAAAATCTACCCATACCAGGGGTGAGTATATCGGTGAGCAATCTGCCAGGTTTGGGGGCCATCACAGATGGAGAAGGTAAATACAGTATAAAAATGCCCGCCTACCAAACCCTCGTATTTTCTTATGTGGGTTACGAAAAGAAAGAAGTTTTGGTAAAAGAACAGCGCGTAGTTAATGTTACCTTAAAAGAATCGGATGCCAGCGTACTTAATGAGGTGGTGGTCACCGCCACCGGAGCCGAAAAAAAGATAGCCATTACTGGTGCAATTACGACGGTAAATGTGGATCAGCTTAAATCCAATCCATCCACCTCCATTGCCGATGCCCTTGCCGGGGTAGTACCGGGTATACAGGCCATGCAAACTTCGGGACGGCCCGGTAGTATTTCAGAATTCTGGGTGCGCAGTATTTCTACTTTTGGTGCCAGTAATGCGGCCTTGGTGCTGATTGATGGTTTCGAACGGGACATGAACGAAATCAATGTGGAAGATATAGAATCCTTTTCCTTACTAAAGGATGCTTCTGCAACCGCTATGTACGGCAGCAGAGGTGCCAACGGAGTAATCCTGATCAAAACCAAAAGGGGTAAAGAAGGAAAGGTAAATATTAACGCCAAGGTGGAAGGGTTTTACAACACACTTACCAAACTGCCGCAGTTTGTAGATGGTTATACCTATGCCTCCATGGCCAATGAGGCAAAAATTGTCCGCAATCAGGAGCCACTTTTCTCCCGTCCCGAGCTTGAAGTACTGCGTCTGGGGCTTGATCCGGATTTGTTCCCCAATGTAGATTGGATGGATGTAGTGCTACGCGATGCGGCAAAAAGCCAACGCAGTATGCTCAACCTGAGCGGAGGTGGAAAAACGGCCCGCTATTATTTATCAGGCAGTTACCAGAACCAACAGGGGATGTATAAGGTTGATGATGCCTTAAAAGATTATAATACCAATGCCAGTTTCAATAAATATACCTATCGTTTAAGCGTGGATATGGATATTACGAAATCTACCCTGTTAACCGTTGGGGTATCGGGCTCCTTGCGTAAACAAAATGATCCTGGGGTAGGCAGTGATGCCATCTGGACCGCCCTGATGGGCTACAATGCCATTACCTCGCCATTAAGGTACTCGGACGGAAAAATCCCTGCAAGTGATGATGGAGACAATAATCCGGATAATGATATGGACCGTTTTAATCCATGGGTGCAGGGCACTATGACGGGTTATAACGAAAGCTGGAGCAACAATATCCAAACCACCTTGAACCTGAATCAGGGCCTCGATTTCATTACCCCGGGACTCCGCTTTGTAGGACGTTTCGGATACGACACCTACAACAACAATTACATTAAACGTTACAAATTTCCAGAATTGTGGAGTGCTAACCGATACCGCAATACCGCAGGTGAACTGATATTTAAGCGCATTAAAGAAGAACAAAAAATGACGCAGTCATCCGGTTCGGATGGTAATAAAAATGAGTTTTTCGAATGGGAAACCCATTATAACCGCAGTATCGCTGCACATAATTTCGGTGCGGTGATCAAATACAGCCAGGCTTCCAAAGTTTTTACCCAGAATATTGGTACCGATCTTAAAAACGGAATTGCCCGACGCAACCAGGGATTGGCTGGACGTGTTAATTATAACTGGAACTCGCGCTACTATCTTGATTTTAATTTCGGCTACACCGGTTCAGAAAATTTCCATAAAGATTACCGCTTTGGGTTTTTTCCGGCCATTTCGGGCGCATGGAATGTGGGCGAAGAACCGCTTGTGAAGAAACTGGGATGGGTAGATATGTTTAAAGTCCGCTATTCGTATGGGAAAACCGGTAACGATAATTTAGGCAATATCAGGTTCCCTTACCTCTACAGTTTAGAACAGACGGCGGCAGGCGGTTATAATTTCGGGGATTTCGATTCTTCAAATCCCTGGACGGGGATCCGTTACTCTTCGGTAGCGTCGCCAAATGTAACCTGGGAAGTGGCCACCAAGCAGGATTTGGGGATCGATTACTCTTTATTCCACGATAAGATCAGCGGTTCGGTAGATTACTTCAAGGAAAGGCGGGACGGCATTTACATGAGCCGGAATTTTCTACCCGGATTTGTAGGCCTCGAGAACAATCCATCAGCCAATGTGGGTGAGGTAAAAGCACATGGCTTTGACGGTAGTTTTACCTTTAAGCAGCAAATCAATAAAGTCGATTTTACCCTGCGGGGCAATGCCACTTATAGCAAGAACGAAATTATTGAACGGGATGAAGAAAATACCATTTATAGCTATAAACTGCAGGAAGGGCACCGGGTAGACCAGGCCAGGGGGCTGATTGATTTGGGCCTGTTTAAAGATTATGATGATATCCGTAACAGTCCGAGGCAAAGTTTTGGCACGGTGATGCCGGGCGATATCAAATACAAAGATA
Proteins encoded in this region:
- a CDS encoding IPT/TIG domain-containing protein, which gives rise to MKTNNDVKTLRWQIHWILLALIALSLTQCKQEKLQQEDGYDPSKEVMITDFYPRQGGVGNNLIIYGDNFGNDISKIKVTIGGKPAKIIGVKNNSLYCIIPEEAYDGNIKITIVDGNNQQLAKAISKEAFSYTRKLLVSTFLGKYYQVASNFEEKEGPFNDCGAFKGVTWLTLDPKNPNHLYFSADINSCRLIDFEKKYVSYFRTDLDRVSIINWRIDGNQDMIVSHNHSSDTKNGNYIFTRESNFLQKKAIEVYARGVNGTMVHPQNGELYYSRYRAGDIRRYDFNTREDKLVFSNPYSAVAVYMVMHPSGDYAYLIEYEKHFIMRTDYDRATKTFKTPYTICGAAGNAGYADGIGTNARLNSPVQGVFVKNPDYEAAGGDQYDFYFCDKANHAIRTLTPQGRVSTFAGRGNNGTSGYADGDLRTEARFNSPQAITYDETRKCFYVGDTGNWLIRKIAKEE
- a CDS encoding TonB-dependent receptor; this encodes MMRFILLTCLMVLGISFTIRAQEVTVKGTVTDEKNLPIPGVSISVSNLPGLGAITDGEGKYSIKMPAYQTLVFSYVGYEKKEVLVKEQRVVNVTLKESDASVLNEVVVTATGAEKKIAITGAITTVNVDQLKSNPSTSIADALAGVVPGIQAMQTSGRPGSISEFWVRSISTFGASNAALVLIDGFERDMNEINVEDIESFSLLKDASATAMYGSRGANGVILIKTKRGKEGKVNINAKVEGFYNTLTKLPQFVDGYTYASMANEAKIVRNQEPLFSRPELEVLRLGLDPDLFPNVDWMDVVLRDAAKSQRSMLNLSGGGKTARYYLSGSYQNQQGMYKVDDALKDYNTNASFNKYTYRLSVDMDITKSTLLTVGVSGSLRKQNDPGVGSDAIWTALMGYNAITSPLRYSDGKIPASDDGDNNPDNDMDRFNPWVQGTMTGYNESWSNNIQTTLNLNQGLDFITPGLRFVGRFGYDTYNNNYIKRYKFPELWSANRYRNTAGELIFKRIKEEQKMTQSSGSDGNKNEFFEWETHYNRSIAAHNFGAVIKYSQASKVFTQNIGTDLKNGIARRNQGLAGRVNYNWNSRYYLDFNFGYTGSENFHKDYRFGFFPAISGAWNVGEEPLVKKLGWVDMFKVRYSYGKTGNDNLGNIRFPYLYSLEQTAAGGYNFGDFDSSNPWTGIRYSSVASPNVTWEVATKQDLGIDYSLFHDKISGSVDYFKERRDGIYMSRNFLPGFVGLENNPSANVGEVKAHGFDGSFTFKQQINKVDFTLRGNATYSKNEIIERDEENTIYSYKLQEGHRVDQARGLIDLGLFKDYDDIRNSPRQSFGTVMPGDIKYKDINGDGVIDDNDIVAIGATTRPNFTYGFGMSASWKGLDINVHFQGVGKSTYFINGSSVYMFSLGQNWGNILTDIANSNRWTLGVNEDPNADYPRLTYGPNDNNYRASTFWLRDGSYLRLKTLDIGYSLPKSLVNRAHLNNVRFFLIGTNLLTFSKFKLWDPELGSSTGKVYPLSKTLSIGVSVNL